The window GTGCAGACAGTAGGCCAGCGTGGCAGTGGCGCCCGCCAGCAAACCACCGGCAGCCCCTGCGGCGCGCAAGCGGGTGGGATTCATGCTGCGTAGCACCCACACGTTGGCGACCAGGGCCGGCACCGACAGCAGCGCGATGTTCAGCGCGCAGGTTTTCCAGGTGGTGCCGAACAACAGGCCCGGGCGATCAACGCTCGATGCCCCCAACCACTCGACAGCGCCCCCCAGCCACACCAGTGCCACCGGGATGAGCAGTGCTCCGGCGGCCGGCCCGGCCTTCACACCTGGACGGGCGAGACGGTGGACCAACACCAGCGCCACGCCCAGCAGGACGCTGGGCAAGGACACCTTGGCCCAGAACAGTGGCGTGCGTGCGACCTCGGCCAGATCCGGACGAACGCCGTACAGGCTGGCCATCAACAACACCGCACCCAGGGCACCAGCGGCCAGCGCCATCCCCAGGCGTCGTGCCAACGCATGGGGCGGCACCCGGGGATTACCGGTGGCCAGCAGCCCGATCAGCTCGTCAGTGTTCATCGTTACGCTCACCTCGAATCAGTTTCGCCAGGCTCTTCAGCCCGCGGTGAATGTTCACCTTCACCGCGGAAATGGATTGCCCGACCTTCTGCGCCGTTTCGTCGACCGACAGCCCTTCGAGCTTGACGTACTCGATGGGCAGGCGCTGCCGGTCAGGCAACTGGCTCAGCAGGCGCCCCAGGTCCCGGCTTGCCTCGGTGGCCTGGTCATCGGTCTCGGCGAACCACTCGGCCTGGTCATCCAATGGCAACTGCCGGGCCTGCAGGCGCCTTGCCGTGCGCAGGTAATCAGCCAACTTGTAGCGCCCGATGGCCTGCACCCAGGCG of the Pseudomonas vanderleydeniana genome contains:
- a CDS encoding DUF1109 domain-containing protein produces the protein MNTDELIGLLATGNPRVPPHALARRLGMALAAGALGAVLLMASLYGVRPDLAEVARTPLFWAKVSLPSVLLGVALVLVHRLARPGVKAGPAAGALLIPVALVWLGGAVEWLGASSVDRPGLLFGTTWKTCALNIALLSVPALVANVWVLRSMNPTRLRAAGAAGGLLAGATATLAYCLHCPEMNVTFWCVWYLAGMLLPTALGAWIGPRVLRW
- a CDS encoding sigma-70 family RNA polymerase sigma factor; the protein is MQRTNNQERLAEREQQLKALLLAGLAGDAGSYRAFLTALAGHLRAFLGRRLIGRPAEVEDVVQEVLLAVHNARDSYLPGQPVTAWVQAIGRYKLADYLRTARRLQARQLPLDDQAEWFAETDDQATEASRDLGRLLSQLPDRQRLPIEYVKLEGLSVDETAQKVGQSISAVKVNIHRGLKSLAKLIRGERNDEH